The sequence GATACTGGGACGAAGATGATCCATGTGGGGGAAAAAACAACTTCTACAATAGTCTCTAAGGGAATTTCTTCAGAGGATTCGCATAACACCTTTAGGAGTCTTGTTTCTATTTCTGAAGGAGCTGTTGGAAGTCGTAATCACACACAATGTGATTCGATGCTGATTGGCCGGGCGTGTGGAGCTTATACAGATCCTAAAATTTCTGTAGAGAACTCTCGATCGTCTGTTGAACATGAGGCGACAACATCAAAATTGCGAGCAGATCAATTAATGTATTTGCGTAGTAGGGGGTTGAGCGCCGAGGAGGCTGTGAGTTTAGTAGTTCACGGTTTTTGCCGTGAAATTATCGAACAGCTGCCTTTAGAGTTTGCTCGAGAAGCTTCGAAATTATTGTTTGTTAAGTTGGAAAATAGCGTGGGGTAGTTGATGCTACATATACAAAACTTACACGTATGTTGTGAGGATGTTAAAATCCTGGATTATTTAAATTTGCATATTCATCCGGGGGAATTACATATAATTATGGGCCCTAATGGAGCAGGAAAATCTACCTTCGCGAAAGTATTGTCAGGAGATGATAGTTTATCTATCATCTCTGGGGAAATAAGCTTATTGGGTCAGGACCTTTTAGAAAAAGCTCCTGAAGAGCGAGCTCATATGGGATTGTTTATAGGATTCCAACAACCTCCAGAGATTCCTGGGGTGAATAATAAGCTTTTTCTAAAAGATGCTTACAATGCTTGTAGGCGTTCTCGGCAAGAAGAAGAGATGGCAGAAGCTGAATTCGATATGTTATTGTCTTCTGTATCGGAGACTTATGAATTCGCGTCCTTCGAGCATTTCTTACAACGAAATATCAACGAAGGGTTTTCCGGAGGAGAGAGAAAGAAAAACGAAATTTGGCAAATGCTGGTTTTAGAACCGGAAATGATACTATTAGACGAGCCTGATTCAGGGTTGGACGTTGACGCTTTAAGATTCATATGTAAAACCATTGAGAAATATCGCGAACTCCATCCTAAAAGTGCCATCTGCATAGTTACGCATAACCCTAAGTTAGGCACTCTTCTTGAGCCTGACCACGTACATATTCTTTTAGAAGGTAAGATAGCCTGTTCAGGAGGGGTTTCTTTAATGCGGGAGTTAGAAGAAAAGAGTTATCACGAAGTCTTGGCACGCTCTTCCTGGGGGTAAACATGTTGGGTTTTTTAGAGCATACCTTTCCTATAGTTAAGGACTCTCCTATTCATCAAGCAGCACAAGCATACTATGAGAAATACTCTCAATTAGAGTCTTTCAAAGCGATTTTTCGTAGTTACCCATGGTTTAAGAATTTGGCACAGTCCCCTGAGGACTATCATATTGCTAATGGAGGGTCAGAAACAGCAAAACAACACTGGTTACACCATCAGAACTCTTTGTCTTGTGAATGCGTTTTAATTAACGGCAAATATGAGTCATCACTTTCTCAACTTCCTGAGGGAGTATTATCGATGACATTAAAAGAAGCGCGGTCTGTTTTTTCCACATTTATTAAAAAATACACCTTGGATACGCATCCTCTAGCATTTCTTAATTCTGTATGTGCTCAAGAAGAAGGCGTGGTGATTTATGTCCCTGAAGAATTTCAGGTGAGTGAGCCGATATGCATACGTCATATATGTTCTCCGACTTCTAGGAGTGATAAGGTGATCTACTCTCCGAGGATTATTGTGATTGTAGGAAAACATTCTAGCTGTCGCGTATTTGTATCTCATCATACTGAGAGAGAAAGCGGTGTTGCTGAAAGTTTTGCTATTGTCAATGGTCTGACGGAGGTATTTGTATCTGAAGGCGCGGAACTATCTTTAATGATGCAGCCTAAGTACATTAATGAAGAGAGGATAAGTTGGGCGCATATTGTGACTATCGAGGAGCAAGGAGCGTGTTCTATACATCAACATCTGCAAGAACATGTGGATGGTTATGGATGGTTTGACAATACCTTTTCAATGATAGGAAATCGCGCTCATGGGGAATCTTTAGTTTCTACCCTATCTCCAAAAAAGACTTGGGTAAGAAATATGATGTATCATGATGCTGAGGGGACAACATCAAGACAGAATATCAAATCGATATTGTCTTCTGGTCATTTTCTTTTTGAGGGGGGTATTCATATCACAAGCCAAGGAGTGTTTTCCGATGCTTATCAAAAACACGACACTCTATTGCTTAGTGACGATGCTTGTGTGACAACCTTTCCAAGATTAGAAATTCTTACGGATGATGTCAAAGCTTCTCACGGAGCTGCTGTAGGGCCATTAGATCCTCAACAGATATTTTATATGCAATCGCGAGGAATGACGCGAGAGGAAGCGCAAAAAAAACTAGTTCAAGGATTTTTATCTATAGAACCTGGTCAAGAGGCTTTCCCTAAACTATCCGAGCAACTGCAATCTCAAGAAATTACTAAGGAGTATTCTATAGATGGTGTGTAGGATAAAAGAAGACTTTCCTATTTTTTATAATAAAAAGCTTCAAGGGGAGTCCTACATTTATCTTGACTCTGCTGCTACTACGCATAAACCTAAGAAAGTAATAGACGCAATTACAGATTTTTACAGTACTACCTATGCTACCGTAAATCGTAATGTCTATACTTCTTCGAAGGCTACGACGGAAAATTATAACGCTGTGCGTGGGAAAGTGTGCGAATGGATACAAGCTGCATATGATGAAGAGATCATTTTTACTCGGGGAACTACAGCAGCATTGAATCTATTAGCCATATCTGCAAATGACGCTTTCATTCCTGAAGGTGGTGTGGTGTTGGTTTCTGAAGTAGAGCATCATGCGAATGTATTGTCATGGGAATTGGCCTGTCGTAGGCGTGGATCTTGTGTTAAAAAGGTTGCTGTTGACAATTCAGGTTATATAGATTTAGAGCACTTAGAAGCCTTGCTTAAAGCGGGAGCTGTTTTTGTAAGCATAGCCCACGTGAATAACGTTACGGGGTGTATCCAACCTCTAAAGGAAATAGCCAGTCTCGCTCATAAATACGGTGCGTATGTAGCTGTGGACGGAGCCCAGGGAGTCGCTCATGCCTCTGTAGATGTTGTTGATTGGGATGTAGATTTCTATGCTTTTTCAGGGCATAAAATGTATGCGCCTACAGGTGTAGGGGTATTGTATGGGAAGAAGGAATTGTTAGAAAAGCTTCCTCCTGTAGAAGGTGGAGGCGATATGGTCTCCATTTATGATAGTGAGCATCCAGAATATCTTCCTGCACCGTTAAAATTTGAGGCAGGAACACCGCCTATCGCTTCTATTTTAGGATTAGGAGCAGCTATAGATTACTTACAATCTTTACCAGACTCCGCATATCAGAAAGAAAAAGAGTTGACGCAGTATCTGTACAACGAATTGATGACAATTTCGGGTATGCAGATATTAGGTCCAGAGGTAGATCACACTCGTGGAGCTTTGATAAGTTTCAAGGTGGAAGGTGCGCATCCTTTCGATATAGGTTGCTTATTGGATCTTCAAGGGATAGCCGTCCGTACAGGGCATCAATGTGCACAACCTGCTATGACCCGATGGAATTTGGGTCATGTTCTTAGAGTGTCCCTGGGATTATATAATGATAAGGAAGATATGGATACTTTCTTGTCGGCTTTACGTTCTATTTTGAATAAGGTGCGCGTATAGTTCTTATTGAGAGGAGCTTCCTTGAAATGCGATGGGTTCTTTAGCATAAGGGTACCAACGTAAGCGCATTTGTTGACATCTATCTATTAGCCAGTTTTTGACATAGTGTGGGTTATGGATAGGTCTAGGCAATGTGTACGCAGCTCGCGTCATATCTAGACGATAAATCCTGTGGTTCTTGTTTTTCATATTTATGATATCACCTAAAACAAAAGAAAAAGGATAGTACTTCCTTACTGTTTGTTCGCATATGTGATCATATTTGCCAAAAGGGTAGAAAAACCCTACAGGGTTTTGCCCCAAGGCTTTTTCTATAGAATATTTTGATAGAAAGATTTCTGTAGCAAGATAGGGCGGTGTATTTTGTAAATTTCGAATAGCGAATCCTGATGAAGCTAGTCGTATCAAAGGAGAATCAGCGAGTGCCTGTAACTCCTGTTGTGAGCAAAATGGTTGATGTTTTGCAAATACTTCGTCTTGGAAGGCCAAGGTTGCACTAGGGGCTAAACGATAGGAAAGAGGAAGAGTTTGAGCAGAATTTTCAGCAACATATCTCCAAGCAATGCCAACAACAGCTGGAATATGATGAGTCTGTAGGAAAGGGAAGATATGAGCATAGAAATCTACAGAGGCGTAATCAAAAGTTATCATAAGGGATAACTTTTTGATTGGTTCTCCGGGGAGCACCAAGGGATAAGACTGTTTAAGAAGTAATAAATACCGGAGTAGTTTTTCTAATAAGTGTGGTTGTTTAGAAAAGAAAACCTGGCGGAAAGCTAAAACAATCAGCATACATCTGCCTTAAGATGCCGGTTTGTTATCCTCAGAGGGATAGATAACTAAGGATCCAGAGAGAACTTTCGGGGGATGTTGAGGGGAAGGTTCTGTTATAGTTTGTGTAGCAGTCGTCGATTCCGTTGTAGCATTAGAAAGTTCTTGAGTGTCTACAGAAGAAGGCATACGAATCCTTGGTATAAATAGGCAGTTAGTGTTTTTTGCCAAAACGTTTAGTTAATGTCCACTCTCCATCTTTATAGAATTGTTCGAATTCTTTGAACAACGGCAGTGCTTTGAGTTCTTCGAAATCTATGGAGGTGTCTTGATTTAAGATTTCTTTGATTTCTATAATTCTTAATAGAGTAAGGAAGCGTAACGTCGGATAATCTTCGGAAGATGCAGCGAATTGAAGAAGCTGAGAAGATTTTTCTAAAGCTGTTTGATAGTCTTCAGCAGCTTGAGCATCTGCAATTTCTTTGAGTAGTACCTGAGCGGGTGAAGGCATGCGAAAATGCGATCCGCTTCCAAAGGCAAGCCCTGCATAATATGCGCCGCGTAAAGGTTCATTGTGGATATAAAAACATGAAGATAGAAAACCAGCGTAAGGTTTTGCAGAGTCTCCACCCATACGGTAAGCATGTTCTAACATCGGCAGAGCAGTTTTAGGAGGTATGAACCCTTGAAAAACGGCAGATTCCGCGGTTTTGGTGAGAAGAAGAATACTTTCGTGTTTTTCGCGATCATTTTTTTGAAGATTATACACGATCTTTCCCGTGAGAAATATGGATAGGATAATTAGGAATGTGAGGGTAAACGAATAGGAATAAACCCTTTTCCATACTAAGGATAGTAAATTCTTCATGATTTTAGGGTGTAAAGCGCTTGATATCCTTAGTGTATCTGGAAAAATTTTTTTCGTAAACTCCTTGATTTAAGATGCTCTAACAGTGGAAAACACTAAAAAAAGCACTTCACTTCTACAAGCTCTTTTGATAGAAAAACTTCTGTGATACTATTTTTACTTAAAATACGTTGGGATAAATAGCATCTCTATGCCACTGAAAATGTTTCAGAGATAATAGGAAAATAGCGAAGGTAATTTGTGAGCGGAGTTATCAATACAGATACAATAATAGAAGTGGCTATCGACAACATTCGGGTAAGTCCTTTTCAACCTCGTCGAGTGTTTTCCGAATCTGAACTTCAGGAATTAGTTGCATCGTTAAAATCCGTAGGTTTAATTCACCCTCCTGTTGTGCGTGAAATTCGTAGTGGGGATAGAGTTTTATATTATGAATTAATCGCAGGAGAGCGCCGCTGGAGGGCTTTACAACTTGCTGGATACACTGCGATACCTGTTGTTCTCAAACAAGTGGTTGCAGACGATATAGCTGCAGAAGCTACTCTTATCGAAAATATCCAACGTGTCAATCTCAGCCCTATGGAAATGGCAGAGGCTTTCAAAAAGCTCATCAATGTTTTTGGATTAACTCAAGATAAGGTGGCTTTAAGAGTAGGGAAAAAACGCTCCACAGTAGCAAATTACCTACGTCTTTTTTCTCTATCTGAGTCTATTCAAAAAAGCCTTTACCTTGGAGAGATAACTTTAGGCCATGCTAAAGTCATTCTTACCCTTGAAGACCCTAATCTGCGAGAAATTCTTGCTGAAAAGATCATCTCACAACGTCTTGCTGTCCGAGAAGCTGAACAAGAAGCAAAGAAGCTGTTGTCTGGAGAAGTGGTAACAACACGCGCTTCTAAAGAGCAAGTAAAGGCGTGTGCTACATCTTCACACTATCATGAAATGCAAGAACGTCTTAGCCAGTCTTTGGGTTATAAAGTCACAGTCAAATCTCAAGGTTCTCATTATAGTGTGTCACTGCATGTTCAAGATGAAGAACAACTCAAACAGTTAGAAGAATTGCTGTTGAAGAAATCGTAGGAAAAAGAGCCTCAGGTCTTTTTTAGCTATCTTTTAAAGAATACAGAGATATGTATGTTTATCCCCTTCTGTTTGTTCTGGGATAGGTCCTTGAAGGCAGGTTTTTTGTCGTTTAGGACAGCGATTATAGAAGACACATCCTGTCGGTGAGGGATTCTCCGATGAATTTTTTTGAAAAGATTTTAGTTTATGCTCAATGCTGCGATTTTCCGGTAAGTCAGGTAACTGCGAATTCAGCAGCATTTGGGTATAAGGATGTTTAGGGTTTAAGAAAATATCTTCCGTCGCTCCTGATTCAACAATTTTTCCTTTATACATGATGATCACTTCTGAGCAAAAAGATCGTACAACAGCTAAATCATGGGAAATAAACAGGTAGCTCATCTGGAGTTCTTTTTGTAATTTAGCGAGCATATTCAAAATCTGCGCTTGCATGGATAGATCTAAAGCAGAAACTACCTCATCACATATGATAAGCTTAGGAGCTCCTAGCAATGCTCGGGCTATAGATACGCGCTGTTGCTGACCTCCTGAGAGCTGATGCGGATAATAATAAAAATAATCAGCAGATAATCCTACACGTTCTAAAGTTTCTCCAATTACAGAATGGAGTTTATCTTTTGTAATGATCCGATGATGGATAAGGGCGTGACCTAAGCTGTCGAAAATCGTTTTTCTAGGATTTAAAGAGGCTTTGGGATTTTG is a genomic window of Chlamydia psittaci 6BC containing:
- a CDS encoding SufB/SufD family protein, which codes for MLGFLEHTFPIVKDSPIHQAAQAYYEKYSQLESFKAIFRSYPWFKNLAQSPEDYHIANGGSETAKQHWLHHQNSLSCECVLINGKYESSLSQLPEGVLSMTLKEARSVFSTFIKKYTLDTHPLAFLNSVCAQEEGVVIYVPEEFQVSEPICIRHICSPTSRSDKVIYSPRIIVIVGKHSSCRVFVSHHTERESGVAESFAIVNGLTEVFVSEGAELSLMMQPKYINEERISWAHIVTIEEQGACSIHQHLQEHVDGYGWFDNTFSMIGNRAHGESLVSTLSPKKTWVRNMMYHDAEGTTSRQNIKSILSSGHFLFEGGIHITSQGVFSDAYQKHDTLLLSDDACVTTFPRLEILTDDVKASHGAAVGPLDPQQIFYMQSRGMTREEAQKKLVQGFLSIEPGQEAFPKLSEQLQSQEITKEYSIDGV
- a CDS encoding ParB/RepB/Spo0J family partition protein; protein product: MSGVINTDTIIEVAIDNIRVSPFQPRRVFSESELQELVASLKSVGLIHPPVVREIRSGDRVLYYELIAGERRWRALQLAGYTAIPVVLKQVVADDIAAEATLIENIQRVNLSPMEMAEAFKKLINVFGLTQDKVALRVGKKRSTVANYLRLFSLSESIQKSLYLGEITLGHAKVILTLEDPNLREILAEKIISQRLAVREAEQEAKKLLSGEVVTTRASKEQVKACATSSHYHEMQERLSQSLGYKVTVKSQGSHYSVSLHVQDEEQLKQLEELLLKKS
- a CDS encoding oligopeptide/dipeptide ABC transporter ATP-binding protein, encoding MNDPLVQANQLKKYYYKRTSWFRKKTIATRAIDNVSFSIPSGKIVGLIGESGSGKTTLALALSGLLSLTSGYLSFDNTPINLHSRHDLKKLRSHVRMVFQNPKASLNPRKTIFDSLGHALIHHRIITKDKLHSVIGETLERVGLSADYFYYYPHQLSGGQQQRVSIARALLGAPKLIICDEVVSALDLSMQAQILNMLAKLQKELQMSYLFISHDLAVVRSFCSEVIIMYKGKIVESGATEDIFLNPKHPYTQMLLNSQLPDLPENRSIEHKLKSFQKNSSENPSPTGCVFYNRCPKRQKTCLQGPIPEQTEGDKHTYLCIL
- the sufC gene encoding Fe-S cluster assembly ATPase SufC, which encodes MLHIQNLHVCCEDVKILDYLNLHIHPGELHIIMGPNGAGKSTFAKVLSGDDSLSIISGEISLLGQDLLEKAPEERAHMGLFIGFQQPPEIPGVNNKLFLKDAYNACRRSRQEEEMAEAEFDMLLSSVSETYEFASFEHFLQRNINEGFSGGERKKNEIWQMLVLEPEMILLDEPDSGLDVDALRFICKTIEKYRELHPKSAICIVTHNPKLGTLLEPDHVHILLEGKIACSGGVSLMRELEEKSYHEVLARSSWG
- a CDS encoding polysaccharide deacetylase family protein, with product MLIVLAFRQVFFSKQPHLLEKLLRYLLLLKQSYPLVLPGEPIKKLSLMITFDYASVDFYAHIFPFLQTHHIPAVVGIAWRYVAENSAQTLPLSYRLAPSATLAFQDEVFAKHQPFCSQQELQALADSPLIRLASSGFAIRNLQNTPPYLATEIFLSKYSIEKALGQNPVGFFYPFGKYDHICEQTVRKYYPFSFVLGDIINMKNKNHRIYRLDMTRAAYTLPRPIHNPHYVKNWLIDRCQQMRLRWYPYAKEPIAFQGSSSQ
- a CDS encoding SufS family cysteine desulfurase, with product MVCRIKEDFPIFYNKKLQGESYIYLDSAATTHKPKKVIDAITDFYSTTYATVNRNVYTSSKATTENYNAVRGKVCEWIQAAYDEEIIFTRGTTAALNLLAISANDAFIPEGGVVLVSEVEHHANVLSWELACRRRGSCVKKVAVDNSGYIDLEHLEALLKAGAVFVSIAHVNNVTGCIQPLKEIASLAHKYGAYVAVDGAQGVAHASVDVVDWDVDFYAFSGHKMYAPTGVGVLYGKKELLEKLPPVEGGGDMVSIYDSEHPEYLPAPLKFEAGTPPIASILGLGAAIDYLQSLPDSAYQKEKELTQYLYNELMTISGMQILGPEVDHTRGALISFKVEGAHPFDIGCLLDLQGIAVRTGHQCAQPAMTRWNLGHVLRVSLGLYNDKEDMDTFLSALRSILNKVRV